In Columba livia isolate bColLiv1 breed racing homer chromosome 28, bColLiv1.pat.W.v2, whole genome shotgun sequence, the genomic stretch caggaccccctgctgccccccaggaccccacattgtcccctgggaccccccactGCCCCATGGCATTGGCACACACCAATGGGGCAGTGGGCAGAGTGGCTGAGCACTGTGGCCTCCCAGGAATCCCCACAGTCCCACGGcaccccccattgccccccaggaccccacgctgccccccaggaccccctggAACCCCACACTGCCCCCTGGGACCGGCAAACACTGAGGGGGCAGTGGGCAGAGTGGCTGGGCACTGTGGCCTCCCAGGAACCCCTACAGCCCCACGGCACCCCACGCtgccccccaggaccccacgctgccccccaggaccccacgctgccccccaggaccccacGCTGCCCCCCAGGACCCCTTGGAACCCCACACTGCCCCCTGGGACCGGCAAACACTGAGGGGGCAGTGGGCAGAGTGGCTGAGCGCTGTGGCCTCCCAGGAACCCCCACAGCCCCACGGcaccccccattgccccccaggaccccacgctgccccccaggaccccacGCTGCCCCCCAGGACCCCTTGGAACCCCACACTGCCCCCTGGGACCAGCAAACACTGAGGGGGCAGTGGGCAGAGTGGCTGAGCGCTGTGGCCTCCCAGGAacccccacagcacccccattgccccccaggaccccacGCTGCCCCCCAGGGCCCCCGGGACCCCCTGCTACCCCCTGGAACCCCACACTGtcccctgggaccccctgcagccccatggCACTGGTACACACCGAGGGGGTGGCAGTCCCCTCAGGACCCCCCGAGGCACTCCCTGcggccccccagcaccccccacTGCCCCAAGGGACCTGCGTTCGGTTCAACGCCAGTTGGCACCTTGCGTTGTCACAGCACCAGGTGTCCCCCCATGTACCGGGGGCTCCCCAATCCTCCATGGAGAGGGGGAAGGtttggggtgctgtgggacaccCATTTAGGGATGCGGTCCCAACAACAAGACTCAGAGcggtgtccccgtccccaaTGGCGTCTCCCGGTCCCCGCAGGGAGCGACGCGGCGTCGCAACAGGAATTCACCTCCTGCCTGAGGGACACGCTGAGCGGCCTGGCCAAGAACGCTACTGATCTGCAGGTAACGGGGCACCGGCCGGGCCCCCCGCGGCGTCACCGTGGCCCCGCTCACCATGTCCTTTCACCCCAttctggggatcaagatggaaaggggcagtgtcaggaggatggagccaggctcttctggtgacaaccagggacaggacaaggggcaatgggtgcaaactgcaacacaggaggttccgctggaagatgagaagcaacttgttggggtgagggtggcagagcctggcccaggctgcccagggggttgtggagtctccttctctgcagacattccaacccgcctggacaccttcctgtgtaacctcatctgggtgttcctgctccggggggattgcactggatgagctttccaggtcccctccaacccctgacattgtGACTGTGTGTCCCCGCAGAGCCCGGCCGAGGAGGAGCTGGTGACGGCGCtggcggggctggggctggaggacGGGGACGGCGAGGCCGGTGTCCTGCCCGCCGTGCGCGGCGTCATGCAGAGCCTGCTCTCCAAGGACCTGCTCTACCCCTCGCTTAAGGAGATCACTGACAAGGTTTGGCGCTGGggtctgtccgtctgtcccctcAGTCCACAGGGACCCTGGGGTCTATCTGTCCATCCCCTCCGTCCACGGAGACCCCggggtctgtctgtctgccttctttctctgtGGGGACCCCagggtctgtctgtccatcccttcCACCCACAGGGACGCCGtggtctgtctgtccatcccctccctccacaGGGACCCTggggtctgtctgtccttcctttCTATCCACAGGGATCCTggggtctgtctgtccctcccttccctccacaGGGATCCCGcggtctgtctgtccctccccCCCATCCACAGGGATCCTggggtctgtctgtccatcccctCCGTCCACAGGGATCCTGaggtctgtctgtctctcccttccctccacaGGGATCCCagggtctgtctgtccatcccctccctccatGGGGACCCCAGGGTCTTTCTGTCCATCCCCTCTGTCCACAGGGACCGCGGGGTCTGTTTGTCCCTCCCCTCCTGCCATGGGGACCCCGcggtctgtctgtccatcccttcCCTACACGGGGACCCTAGGGTCTTTCTGTCCATCGCCTCCATCCACAGGCGTCCCagggtctgtctgtccatcccctCCCTCCGCATGGACCCCGTGGTCTGTATGGGGCTCAGGACGGGCTGGGGGGCCACGGCGGGGTCCCGTTGTGACGCCGCTGTCCCCGCAGTACCCCgagtggctgcagcagcacggcGCGGCGCTGCCGGCCGAGCAGGTGGCGCGGGTACCGGGAGCAGCACAGCGTCATGTGCCGCATCTGCCGGCAGCTGGAGAGCGAGCGGCCCGGCGAGGGCGAGGCGGAGCGGCGGGCGCGCTTCGAGACCCTCCTGGACCTCATGCAGCAGGTCAGCGCCAtgcggggggacacggggacacccctGACACACCCTGAGCTGCCCCCATTCTCCTGAGCCCCCCAAGCTGTCCTGAGCGGCCCTGACGCCCCCTGAGACGCCCTGAACCCCTCCCGAGCTGTCCTGACCCCCTGTGATCCTCTCGAGCTGTCCTGACCCCCCCAAGCCACCCTGAGACACCCTGAACcccccagagctgccctgaaccccccagagctgccctgaACCCCCCTGAGTCGCCCTGTCCCCCCCAAGCTGCCCTGACTTCCCTTGATGACCCCCCCAAGCCACCCTGACCCCCTGTGATCCTCTCGAGCTGTCCTGACCCCCCCAAGCCACCCTGAGACACCCTGACCTGCCCCAGCTGCCCTGAACCCTCCTGACCCCCCCAATCCTCCCAAGCTGTCCTGACCCCGCTCCAAGCCGCCCTGAGCCACCCTGAACcccccagagctgccctgaaccccccagagctgccctgaACCCCCTTGAGTCGCCCTGTCCCCCCCAAGCTGCCCTGACTTCCCTTGATGACCCCCCCAAGCCACCCTGACCCCCTTGAGCCGCCCTGACCCCCACGAGTTGCCCTGAACCTCCCTGACCCCTCAGAGCCACCCTGACCCCCCTAAGCTGCCCTGAGCCCCCCAGAGCCACTCTGACCGCCCCCCCCAAACTGCCCTGAGTCCCCCGATCCCCTCAAgccaccctgacccccccccccgACCCACCTTGAGCTGCCCTGACCCCTCAGAACCTCCCTGACCCCTCAGACTGGCCCTTACCCCCCCCATTAGCTGCCCTGACCCCCCCTAAAccaccctgaccccccctgtgtgtccccacagctgcaggagctgggccaCCCACCCAAGGAGCTGGCGGGGGACACGGTGAGTGTCCCCAGGGGGTGGGGGGACCTGCCCGGACCCccccccggatgcctgggtcccccgactcacccccccccccccccccccccatccccgcagccccctgGTCTCAACGTGGAGCTGCCGGGCGCCGAGCAGTGTCGCCTCATGTAGAGCCTCGTTACGCACTAATTAACACCCCGACGAGGAtgaggatgaagatgaggatgagCAGCCCCGGCTCTGCTGTCTCATGGGGGTGGGGGTGTGGGGACCCCCACCCCGGGGACACGCgggtgtccccaaatgtccccaataAACACGTTGGCACCCACGCTGGCTCCCgcctggggaaactgaggcaggggtGGCCGAGgagggggggacaccccaagtGACACAGCATGGTGACCCTGCAATAACATGAGGGGGTCGTGGGGCGACCCTACAATAACAgggggggcacagggagacCCTACAGTAACAAGGGGGTACACAGGGTGACCCCACAGTGTCACAGGGTGACCGTACGGTAAAGAGGGTGCAGGGCGACCCTACAATAACACGAGGGGGTTGTGGGGCGACCCTACAATAACACGGTGGGCACAGGGAGACCCTACAATAACaatgggggacacagggtgacCCTACATTAAGGAGGGTGCAGGGCAACCCTACAATAACAAAGGGGGCACAGGGTGACCCTACAATAACAAGGGGGGACATGGACTGATCCCACAGTGACATGGGGTGACCCTACATTAAAGAGGGTGCAGGGCGACCCTACAATAACAAAGGGGGGCACAGGGTGACCCTACAATAACAATGGAGGACACAGGGTGACCCTACATTAATGAGGGTGCAGGGTGACCCTACAGTAACAAGGGGGCACATGGGGTGACCCTACATTAAAGAGGGTGCAGGGCGACCCTACAATAACAAAGGGGGCACAGGGTGACCCTACAATaacacggggggacatggggtaaCCCCACAACGAGACAGGGTGACCCTACAATAACATGGGGGGCACAGGGTGACCCTACAATAACAAGGGGGGACATGGAGTGATCCCATAGTGACATGGGGTGACCCTACAATAAAAAggagggacatggggtgacCCCAGAGCAACATGGGGTGACCCTACATTAAAGAGGGCACGGGGTGACCCTACAAtaacatggggggacatggggtgaccCCACAATGAGACAGGGTGACCCTACATTAAAGAGGGTGCAGGGCGACCCTACAATAACACGGTGGGCACAGGGAGACCCTACAATAACaatgggggacacagggtgacCCTACATTAAAGAGGGTGCAGGGTGACCCTACAATAACAAAGGGGGCACAGGGTGACCCTACAATAACaaggggggacacggggtgaccCTACAGTAACaaggggggacacggggtgaccCTACATTAAAGAGGGTGCAGGGTGACCCTACAATAACAAGGGGGGACATGGAGTGATCCCACAGTGACATGGGGTGACCATACATTAAAGAGGGTGCAGGGAGACCCTACAATAACATGGGGGGCACAGGGCGGCCCTACAGTAACaaggggggacacggggtgaccCCACAGTGACACGGGGTGACCCTTCAACACCACGGGGACACGCAGAACACGACCCGGGTGGGGGAAGCGGGGGCACAGGGCGACCCTACAATAAcaaggggggacatggggtgaccCCACAATGAGACAGGGTGACCCTACGTTAAAGAGGGTGCAGGGAGACCCTACAATAACATGGGGGGCACAGGGTGACCCTACAATAACACGGGcccgggggggggggaagaagggaggggggCGCGTTCCCATGGCGACGGCGGGGGCCCGTCGCTGTCGCGCGGCCCGTCGCGCCGCGGCCCCGTTTGCCGTAAAGCGGCGCCGTAAAGCGTCCCGCGGAGGCGGTGCACTAAGATGGCGGCGGCTGCTCCCGGGGCCGGTGGCGGAGGAGAAGCGACCGGGGCCCGCGGGGCCCGCGCTTGAGCGAcggccgggagctgccgggcaGCCGGGTCGGTGCGGggccttcccctccctccccctccccgccccgaCCGGCCGGTcccgccgcggccccggggcctccctgcccccccccccccctccccccgcgGCCTCAGCCTGGGGGGGTCCCGCTGTCCCCGCGGTGAACGGCGCTTTCGGGGGGACCCGAGTGGGTTAGGGGGGGCTGAGGGGGGGGGTCTCTGCTTTTCCCCGGGGATCGCTGCGCTTTGGGGGGACCTTGTGTTATGGGAAGGGGGCTGGGGGAGTCCCCGCTGTCCCGGGGGGTGGTTCCCGGTGCCCCCCGGTGCCGCTCAGCCCGTGGGAGGGAACCTGAggctccctctgccccatcctGGTCCCTCTCACCCCCGGGGTGTTGTCACCTCCGCGGTGTCACCGTGTAGctgggggggacaccgggggtTCCCCCACCCCCCTGTGGTGCTGAGGGTCCCTCCAGCACCCCCGCTCCAAACCCCGTCCTTGGGTCTgtgtcaccccctccctcccAGGACAGTCCcgttgtccccagggtgtccccaagcgGGGGTTCCCGTGATATAACCTGTTGTTCCCGTCAGCTGCCAGcgacccccccagccccggcgcCCCCGGCACCGCCACGCAGGTGAGTGGGACCCCCGGCCGcgcgtccgtctgtccgtcttGTGTCTGCCCCCGGTTGTCTTGGCTTTGCCAGATTCTTTGTGCCAGTGCTGCGGTTTTGGGGCTGCTCTGGTGGCATTTCTGCCAACCCGGGGACCCTTGTGTCCCCCGCCATGCTCGTTAACTGTGGTTAATTAGGCCCTGCCTgcgctgggggggggggggtgggtgcTGCGTCCCCCAAAGAGACTCTGGGGTGCCCTGAAACGTTGGGGCTGAACCCCTTGTACTTGTAGATGGGAAGAAGCTGCTTAATTAGCATCATTAGGGGCCCCACTGGGCTCCGGGGCGGGTTTGGGGTGAACCCCAAGTGTAGGGCTGGGGGGTCCCCCCAGCTTCTCCCCCTCAAAGGGGTGAAAACGGCTTGTTGTGGGAGTTTGAGCTGGTTGGGGGGGGACGGCGGCTGGAGCGCGGCCGCCCCGGCCATGGCCGCTGAGGGAACTTTCCTTAAATAGAAGCGGCCGAGCCGAGCGCGACGCGACACGAGCCGGGAGGGCCCCGGCGTAAACACGGGCACGAGGCTGCGCCGCGGTGCGTGCCGGTGCCGTGAGGCCACACTGTGGCGTTTACCGGCGTGGGGACTCCCGGTGATGggaacccccccccccccgccacgcTCCCCCCGGCCCCATTTCTGCTCCGTGCGGCGGTGCCGGGGTGTTTGTGTCGCTCTGTAAATGTTTTGGTGACGGGTCGCTCCGTGTCCCACCGACTCGCGGCAGGACCCGTCTCATGGGTGCAAGTTGCCGACCGGTGTTGCGCCGGGATATTTTTAGGGGAAGGTGGCCGGGGAGCCCGGTGTCCTCGTGGTGTCCCCATTCTGTCCCTGGCTCCGCCGTGGCACCGTGGGGGTTCCGTCCTCAATCCTGGTTCCCCGGGAGTTGCCGGTGCCCGGTGTCGGTGGGTGCGACAGTCAGGCTGGTTATGGGGTGGCAATTCCTCTCATGTGTGTCCCTCACCTGCGGGAGAAGGTGTTGGTGACAGAGCTGATGTGACAGAGGAAACAGCCCCTGAGGAGCGGAGTCTGGACCCAGTTCCAGCCCCGTTTGCTCCGGTATCATCTATTTCTGGTGCAGGGCCGGCATTGCCAGACCCAGCCAAGGCAGAGACCTCGGCGCCTTGGGACTCTGCTGCTGTTAATTCCGGCTCTAACGAGGATTAGTCCCCAGAGCAGTCACTGTAACCGGAGTTAATGATGTTCTGGCTCCGTGTGAACGGGGAATCGCTGGGTGAAACGTTctaaaaacagagcaaagcaggATTCAAATGGTTTTGTTCCTTCTGTGTTCCCGAACTCGTGGCTCCGCGTCCCCTCCTGTGTCACCCACCGCGGCAGCTCCGCTGTCCTCACCAAAagccacccatgggtgacagcGCCACAACACTGGGGTGTCCGCGGCTCCTGCCTCACCATGTTTTCCACCCTCTCCCGCACAGGGTTTGCTTCGGAACGCGCAATGTCGGACAAGGGTAACGGCATGGACGGCAAGACGGACATCGTGAACGGTAAGGCCGGCTGCCGGGGGGCGCCCGCGCCGGGCCGTCCCGCCACGGGGGCTCACGGCGTCGCCTGCGCCACGCAGGCAGCTTGTCCAGCAGCCCCGAGGAGATGTCGGCCGAGGAGGGCCGCGAAACGTCCTCCGGCATCGAGGTGGAGGCCTCGGACCTCAGCCTGAGCCTGACGGGCGACGAGGCGGCGCCCACCCGCGCCGAGAGCCGCGGCACCGACACCGAGAGCTCGGGTGAGGAGAAGGACTCGGACAGCATGGACGACACGGGGCACTACTCCATCACCGAGGAGAGCCGCGCCCGGGACCGCTCGGAtgacgaggaggaggaggaagaagaggaagagcagCGGTCGCGCCGCCGCGCCCAGCGCAAGCGCGCCGGCGGCCGCGAGCACGACTCCTCGGACGACGAGCGGGCGCTGGAGGACTGGGTGTCCTCGGAGACCTCGGCGCTGCCGCGGCCGCGCTGGCGGGCGCTGCCGGCGCTGCGGGAGCGGGAGCTGGGCCGCGGCGCCCGCTTCGTGCGCGAGGCGTGCGGGGCGCGGGTGTTCGTGCAGCGGTTCTGCCTGCAGCACGGGCTGGAGGGCCACACGGGCTGCGTCAACACGCTGCATTTCAACCAGCGCGGCACTTGGCTGGCCAGCGGCAGCGACGACCTCAAGGTTGTGGTTTGGGACTGGCTGCGGCGGCGGCCGGTGCTGGACTTCGAGAGCGGCCACAAGAGCAACGTCTTCCAGGTGAGGAGGGGACTGGGGGGCAATCTGGGGTCCCCCTTGTATGAGATTGCGGCCGGACGATGCGGTAGAAACATCTGAGGGCTGTGGGAGGGTCTGGCTGCTTCATGGTGGGAATTAACCACCGAAACTCACCGGTTTGCCCCAAAACCCGGTGCTGAAAGTCTTTCCACCCCCCCTTTCCTCTCTGTCTCCCCCAGGCCAAGTTCCTGCCCAACAGCGGGGACTCCACGCTCGCCATGTGCGCCCGCGACGGGCAGGTCCGCGTGGCCGAGCTCTCGGCCACCCAGTGCTGCAGGAACACCAAGCGCGTGGCGCAGCACAAGGGAGCTTCGCACAAGGTGACACCCCGGCGGCACGCGGAGAGGGGGCGGTTGGGGACCCCCTGAGACACCCAAGACCCCCCCCTGAAATATCTGGAGACCTCTGAGACACTCAGGGACCCCCCCAAGAGGCCTATTGGCCCTTGAGACATCTGGGGAACCCCCTGAGACACCCATTGACCTGTGAAACACCTGGAGATGCTCCAGAACATTTGGGGACCCCCTGAGAcacccagggacccccaggCCACCCATTGACCCTCAAGACATCTGGGGAACCCCCTGAGACACCCATTGACCTGTGAAACGCCTGGAGATGCTCCAGAACATTTGGGGACCCCCTGAGACACCCGGGGACCCCCAGGCCACCCATTGACCCTCGAGACATCTGGGGAACCCCCTGAGACACCCATTGACCTGTGAAACACCTGGAGATGCTCCAGAACATTTGGGGACCCTCTGAGACACCTGGTGACCCCCAGGCCACCCATTGACCCTCAAGACATCTGGGGAACCCCCTGAGACACCCATTGACCTGTGAAACACCTGGAGATGCTCCAGAGCACTTGGGGACCCCCTGAGAcacccagggacccccaggCCACCCATTGACCTTCAAGACATCTGGGGAACCCCCTGAGACACCCATTGACCTGTGAAACACCCGGAGATGCTCCAGAACACTTGGGGACCTCCTGAGAcacccagggacccccaagACACCCAGGAAACCCCCAAGACCCCTGTTGACTTTTGAAACACCCAAGGATACTCCTGGCCACTTGGGGACCCCCTGAGAcacccagggacccccaagACCCCTGTTGACTTTTGAAACACCCGAGGATACTCCTGGACACTTGGGGACCCCCCAAGACACCCAGGGGCCCCCCAAGACACTCGTTGACCTTTGAAACACCCGAGGATACTCCAGAACACCCGGGGACCCCTAAGGcacccagggaccccccaaGGCACCCATTGACCTTTGAAACACCTGGGGATGCTCCAGAACACTTGGGGAACCCCAAGACACCGGACAACCCTCTGAGACACTGAAGACCCCCTGAGGGACCCCCAAAACACCTGGggacccccaaagacccctgGGAACCCTCCTGTCCCGCGCTGCCGGGAGCGGTGATGGCAGAACCGCTGCCACGTGGTCCCACATGTGGGGAGGGGATGGATCCAAAGCTCTTCTCTTGTCCCCATCACCTCAGAGGGGCCAAGGAGGGTGTGGGCGCCGGGTTTGGCGCCACCGCGGCGCCGTTTTGGCGGagggacaggggctggtggcGCTGTCGGTGCAAAGGGAACCGACGCCCGAGTGTTTATCTTGCAGCTGGCCCTAGAACCGGACTCTCCATGCACTTTCCTATCGGCAGGTGAAGATGCTGTGGTCTTCACCATCGACCTGCGGCAGGACCGACCCGCCTCGTGAGTACGGCCGCGCTGGGGGGTTCGTCGTGGCGATATGCGCCCGTTTCTTGGGCGAAAAGTGGGATAACGAGCGATTTTTGCCTTTCAATGCGCGTTGCCGCTGGTCGGAGTTTTTCAACCGCGCTAATTAGCGTTTGGACCCTCATCCTGCCCTTGTTGGGACTCCAGAGGGTAATAGAAATAATACCAATAGATATAATAACGCGGTGGCTGCGCGGCAGCACGGAGGGTCCCGGTTCATCGTGGCGTGGAAACCTCCCCGTGCTGGCACGAGCGCTGTCGCTGTTAATTGAGAAACAATAATTAACGAGCAGCCGGGTGGTGCGTGCTGGATCTGACGAGCTTCCAAACCCAACGGCGGCTGTCGGAGTTTGGTGTCTCGGTACTTTTCCAATCCGGCGATGTGTTCTTTTGGAGATGATCCCGCTTAGCGCGGCGCGTTGGGTTTATTTGTGTGCGCGAGGGCTTTTGTGTGCGGCCCCGGACCCGTTTGTTTCGTAACCAGCACAAAAAGCGCCCGGGTGGCTCAAAACCGCTGTGGTTAATCCTGCCCCCGCGTTCCCCCCCCGGGCCTGCGGAGCCGGGTCTGTGAGGCTGGCgggtctgtctgtccatcccctCCCTCCGCGGGGACCCCggggtctgtctgtctgtcccctcCCTCCGCAGGGACCCCggggtctgtctgtccatcccctCCCTCTGCGGGGACCCCggggtctgtctgtccttcccctccctctgcaGGGACCCCggggtctgtctgtccgtcccctCCCTCCGCGGGGACCCCggggtctgtctgtccatcccctCCCTCTGCAGGGACCCTggggtctgtctgtccgtcccctCCCTCTGCAGGGACCCCggggtctgtctgtccgtcccctCCCTCTGCAGGGACCCTggggtctgtctgtccatcccctCCCTCTGCAGGGACCCCAGGGTCTGTCTGTCCGCCCCCTCCCTCCACATGGACCCCggggtctgtctgtccttcccctccctctgcaGGGACCCCggggtctgtctgtctgtcccctcCCTCCGCAGGGACCCCggggtctgtctgtccgtcccctCCCTCCACAGGGACCCCggggtctgtctgtccgtcccctCCCTCTGCAGGGACCCCggggtctgtctgtccgtcccctCCCTCTGCAGGGACCCCggggtctgtctgtccgtcccctCCCTCCGCGGGGACCCCggggtctgtctgtccgtcccctCCCTCCGCGGGGACCCCggggtctgtctgtccgtcccctCCCTCCGCGGGGACCCCAGGCTCTGTCTCTTCATCCCCTCCCTCCGCAAAGACCCCAGGCTCTGTctgtccttcccctccctccgcAGGGACCCCGGGCTCTGTctgtccttcccctccctccacgGGGACCCCAGgctctgtctgtccatcccctCCCACTGCGGGGACCCCggggtctgtctgtccgtcccctCCCACTGCGGGGACCCCggggtctgtctgtccgtcccctCCCTCCGCGGGGACCCCAGGCTCTGTCTCTTCATCCCCTCCCTCCGCAAAGACCCCagggtctgtctgtccatcccctccctccacaGGGACCCTggggtctgtctgtccgtcccctCCCTCTGCAGGGACTCCagggtctgtctgtccgtcccctCCCTCCACAGGGACCCTggggtctgtctgtccgtcccctCCCTCCACGGGGACCCCAGgctctgtctgtccatcccctCCCACTGCGGGGACCCCggggtctgtctgtccgtcccctCCCACTGCGGGGACCCCggggtctgtctgtccgtcccctCCCTCCGCGGGGACCCCAGGCTCTGTCTCTTCATCCCCTCCCTCCGCAAAGACCCCagggtctgtctgtccatcccctccctccacaGGGACCCTggggtctgtctgtccgtcccctCCCTCTGCAGGGACTCCagggtctgtctgtccgtcccctCCCTCCACAGGGACCCTggggtctgtctgtccgtcccctCCCTCCGCAAAGACCCCggggtctgtctgtctgtcccctcCCTCCACAAGGACCCTGGGCtctgtctgtccgtcccctCCCTCCACGGGGACCCCggggtctgtctgtccgtcccctCCCTCCTGGGGggttttggcagcagcagcaattgtCACCCGGGGCGGGTGACACTGGCGCTCAGGCTGGAAGCAGCTCCCGGCTCTCGTTAAGCCGAACGGTATAATTAAAGCCGAGCTTTGGAGCTGCCGCCTTTGCCTTCATGTCtgaaaccccaaatcctgcgctctgggggggatggggacggcGCGTGTGTCGGGTTTCGGTAAATCCGCGCCTGATTACAGCCCAGACGGGCGGGAGAAACGGCAGCAA encodes the following:
- the PEX19 gene encoding LOW QUALITY PROTEIN: peroxisomal biogenesis factor 19 (The sequence of the model RefSeq protein was modified relative to this genomic sequence to represent the inferred CDS: deleted 1 base in 1 codon) translates to MAAEPDPGPDPELEELLDSALDDFEKARPAPPPPPPPGAQPPPSATAQAALFASQERFFHELFEGDLASQAAAEFEAAMQELAREEPQLVEQFQRLSEAAGRVGSDAASQQEFTSCLRDTLSGLAKNATDLQSPAEEELVTALAGLGLEDGDGEAGVLPAVRGVMQSLLSKDLLYPSLKEITDKYPEWLQQHGAALPAEQVARYREQHSVMCRICRQLESERPGEGEAERRARFETLLDLMQQLQELGHPPKELAGDTPPGLNVELPGAEQCRLM
- the DCAF8 gene encoding DDB1- and CUL4-associated factor 8, which translates into the protein MSDKGNGMDGKTDIVNGSLSSSPEEMSAEEGRETSSGIEVEASDLSLSLTGDEAAPTRAESRGTDTESSGEEKDSDSMDDTGHYSITEESRARDRSDDEEEEEEEEEQRSRRRAQRKRAGGREHDSSDDERALEDWVSSETSALPRPRWRALPALRERELGRGARFVREACGARVFVQRFCLQHGLEGHTGCVNTLHFNQRGTWLASGSDDLKVVVWDWLRRRPVLDFESGHKSNVFQAKFLPNSGDSTLAMCARDGQVRVAELSATQCCRNTKRVAQHKGASHKLALEPDSPCTFLSAGEDAVVFTIDLRQDRPASKLVVTKEKEKKVGLYTIYVNPANTFQFAVGGRDQFVRIYDQRKIDENENNGVLKKFCPHHLVNSESKANITCLVYSHDGSELLASYNDEDIYLFNSSHSDGAEYIKRYKGHRNNATVKGVNFYGPKSEFVVSGSDCGHIFLWEKSSCQIVQFMEGDKGGVVNCLEPHPHLPVLATSGLDHDVKIWAPTAETPTKLAGLKEVIKKNKLERDEDSLHHTDMFDSHMLWFLMHHLRQRRHHRRRREPGAPDGDSDESPSSSDSSDEEEEGPDRVQCMPS